The following are from one region of the Trichoderma breve strain T069 chromosome 5, whole genome shotgun sequence genome:
- a CDS encoding zinc finger, c3HC4 type (RING finger) domain-containing protein, whose amino-acid sequence MNRQALEEELTVQEVILDSLQDEAGEDAEVQRDEARREIVRLKRMLRTLSKTNTAGGEAGQDTIIGGPRAAHAQNQASQAPASSPQRNSDHSRTATPAPVGASRSHRSSAVMDTPRHALPVAENGESPSLVMLNRKRNYDAAHLSVGRESSKSRRTTPSPFGGFSRAYDPPSSDGEVEIIDLTGADVDADSTRIAEQYRQAERHRQEKEDREMALRLSSQDSQSSARSTSGPSGTSRSSGSHQPSAFSRLMATQRSNAPEAPIEIASDDELEVIFPGGGPHDGAVAWGSLLAAPTANPSFGHNQFSGLLDPQQLQGRSNPPTPLGNGFELPSFRAVSQSFPGTPFAGNSQMPFGHAQMPGAYPGPPLRPNLPMGPVLASHSRTPLSDIINRTSMFDYANGLDNNGDPLSGQLMDYLNDTFHDPRVTEQELDDLLQNIRPDMEIPEGKRDGTPEGLKHALYPHQTLALTWMKQMETGTNKGGILADDMGLGKTISTLALMLSRPAQSRPKTNLIIGPLALIRQWEEEIYKKTKPSHRLSVFVYHNKKATADDLLKYDVVLTTYGTIAQELKRLDKFMEDNAGRNIDFNDRANSAKFPLLNPRKSKFHRVILDEAQCIKNHTTKTAKACHKLNATHRWCLTGTPMMNGVLELYSLLCFLRIKPYCIWEQFRRSFGVLFGRNGDPKNVAMNRLRALLKAIMLRRKKDSKLDGKPILRLPKKMEEIVYAELSGDERDFYNQLEKKSQVQFSKYLREGSVGKNYSSILVLLLRLRQACCHPHLNLDVDDVAPISSEEMLELVKKLDASIVARIREADAFECPICYDAVQSPTFYTPCGHDSCKQCLSQLVDSAATMNLQQGNDTNTVTAKCPVCRGRFDPRQCFTYEAFQQVHMPESIKPSTSEGEESDSSTEDEDDFDEDDDDDEVDRYGDLKDFIVRDEAETDSEAGEKDQIKKEKKQKKKKKDKKTEIRPSMLKTLRKEASKNKAAFKKYMSYLRKTWLPAAKVSECMNLLKEIHATGEKTIVFSQWTLLLDLLEVAAWHDDYPGKLRRYDGSMSAEQRFVAARDFRDKSDVKVMLVSLRAGNAGLNLTAASRVVIMDPFWNPYIEMQAVDRAYRIGQMREVKVYRILTKETVEDRIVELQERKKEMVEAALDEAESSKIGRLGVNELKFLFSGR is encoded by the exons GAAATTCAGATCACAGCCGAACAGCGACACCGGCCCCTGTTGGAGCCTCAAGATCGCATCGTTCCTCAGCCGTCATGGATACCCCGAGACACGCTCTCCCGGTTGCCGAGAATGGAGAGAGCCCCTCGCTGGTAATGCTGAATCGAAAGCGGAATTATGATGCGGCTCATCTGAGTGTTGGACGTGAGTCGAGTAAGTCTCGACGGACTACGCCATCGCCGTTTGGTGGCTTTTCAAGGGCATATGACCCTCCTTCATCAGACGGCGAAGTTGAGATTATCGACCTGACTGG GGCTGATGTCGATGCCGACTCGACGCGGATCGCAGAGCAGTATAGGCAAGCTGAGCGGCACcgacaagaaaaggaagatagAGAGATGGCCTTGCGTCTCTCAAGCCAGGACTCGCAGTCTTCGGCTCGGAGCACTTCTGGACCTTCTGGAACTTCTCGAAGTTCGGGCTCTCACCAACCCTCCGCCTTTTCTAGGCTTATGGCAACGCAGCGCTCTAATGCCCCTGAAGCTCCTATAGAAATCGCTTCCGACGACGAACTTGAGGTCATCTTCCCTGGTGGTGGGCCTCATGATGGAGCAGTAGCCTGGGGTTCGCTCTTGGCCGCACCTACGGCGAACCCGTCTTTTGGGCATAACCAGTTCTCAGGTCTTTTAGATCCGCAACAACTCCAGGGGCGCAGCAACCCCCCTACTCCCCTCGGCAATGGCTTTGAACTCCCGTCTTTCAGAGCTGTGAGCCAGTCGTTCCCAGGCACACCTTTTGCTGGAAACAGTCAGATGCCGTTTGGGCATGCGCAGATGCCTGGAGCATATCCTGGACCTCCTCTAAGGCCTAACCTGCCTATGGGGCCGGTTCTTGCAAGCCACAGTCGAACACCATTGTCGGATATCATCAACAGAACTAGCATGTTTGACTATGCCAACGGTCTCGATAACAATGGCGACCCTCTTTCTGGTCAGCTAATGGATTATCTCAACGACACATTTCATGATCCTAGAGTAACGGAACAGGAGTTGGATGATTTGTTGCAAAATATCCGTCCCGACATGGAGATTCCAGAAGGCAAGCGGGATGGAACTCCAGAAGGCCTTAAGCATGCTCTTTACCCTCATCAAACGCTGGCCCTGACATGGatgaagcagatggagaCGGGGACCAACAAGGGTGGTATTTTGGCCGACGATATGGGTCTTGGAAAAACTATATCAACTTTAGCTCTCATGCTATCACGCCCAGCCCAATCTCGCCCCAAA ACAAACTTGATTATTGGCCCGCTGGCCTTGATTCGACAGTGGGAAGAGGAAATTTAtaagaaaacaaaaccctCGCATCGATTGTCTGTGTTTGTATACCACAACAAAAAGGCAACGGCCGACGATTTACTCAAGTATGATGTCGTCCTGACTACTTATGGCACGATAGCCCAGGAGCTAAAGCGCCTTGATAAGTTTATGGAGGACAATGCAGGCCGCAACATTGACTTTAACGATAGAGCCAACTCGGCAAAATTTCCACTTCTGAACCCGAGGAAGTCCAAATTCCACCGGGTTATTCTTGACGAAGCGCAGTGCATCAAAAACCACACTACCAAGACCGCCAAAGCCTGCCACAAGCTCAATGCCACCCATAGATGGTGCCTCACTGGAACTCCCATGATGAATGGCGTCCTTGAGCTTTATTCCTTGCTCTGTTTCCTTCGGATAAAGCCGTATTGTATCTGGGAACAATTTCGCAGG AGTTTTGGTGTACTCTTTGGCCGAAATGGCGATCCGAAAAATGTTGCCATGAATAGACTCCGTGCTCTCCTTAAAGCAATCATGCTTCGTCGCAAAAAGGATTCCAAGCTAGATGGCAAGCCAATCCTAAGGCTGCctaagaagatggaagaaattgtGTATGCCGAGCTATCGGGAGATGAGCGCGATTTTTACAATCAACTAGAGAAGAAGTCCCAAGTGCAATTCAGCAAATATCTTCGCGAGGGTAGTGTGGGGAAAAACTACTCCAGCATTCTGGTTCTTCTGCTTCGACTACGTCAAGCATGCTGCCACCCTCACCTCAACCTAGATGTGGATGACGTTGCGCCAATCTCTAGTGAAGAGATGCTTGAGCTGGTTAAGAAACTGGATGCGTCCATCGTGGCGAGGATAAGGGAGGCTGACGCCTTTGAGTGTCCTATATGCTACGACGCCGTTCAGTCGCCAACGTTTTACACGCCTTGCGGGCATGACAGTTGTAAACAGTGCCTTTCTCAGTTGGTGGATAGTGCAGCGACTATGAATCTTCAACAAGGAAATGATACCAATACGGTAACGGCTAAATGCCCTGTGTGCCGTGGCCGTTTCGATCCTAGGCAGTGCTTCACCTATGAAGCCTTTCAGCAAGTGCATATGCCGGAATCTATCAAACCATCTACctctgaaggagaagagagcgatAGCTCTaccgaagacgaagatgactttgacgaagatgacgatgatgacgaagtgGACCGCTATGGTGATTTGAAAGACTTTATCGTgcgagacgaggctgagacTGATTCGGAGGCTGGAGAAAAAGACCAAatcaagaaagaaaagaagcaaaagaagaagaaaaaggacaagaagacCGAAATCAGGCCTTCTATGCTAAAGACTCTTCGGAAAGAAGCGTCCAAGAATAAAGCCGCCTTCAAAAAGTACATGAGCTATCTGCGGAAAACTTGGCTGCCTGCCGCCAAGGTGTCGGAGTGTATGAATCTACTCAAGGAAATTCATGCGACTGGCGAAAAGACGATTGTGTTTTCTCAGTGGACTCTCCTGCTGGATCTGCTGGAGGTGGCTGCGTGGCACGACGACTATCCGGGCAAGCTGAGGCGATACGACGGAAGCATGTCTGCTGAGCAGCGATTTGTCGCGGCAAGAGACTTTCGTGATAAGAGCGACGTCAAAGTCATGCTGGTGTCGCTGCGAGCGGGAAATGCTGGACTCAACCTCACTGCGGCGTCTCGCGTCGTCATTATGGATCCCTTTTGGAACCCGTACATTGAAATGCAAGCCGTTGATCGTGCGTACCGTATCGGTCAGATGAGAGAAGTCAAGGTGTATCGGATTCTGACCAAGGAAACCGTCGAAGACAGAATTGTCGAGCTCCAGGAGcggaagaaggaaatggtggaggcggcgctgGATGAAGCTGAGAGCTCAAAGATTGGACGGCTGGGCGTGAACGAACTCAAATTCCTTTTCAGCGGCCGCTAA